From the Thermodesulfovibrio thiophilus DSM 17215 genome, the window CAGTCAATACTCTCTCTTAATTTTTTTGCTTTTTCCATGAATTTTTTTAGTTCTTCAGTTGGTTCACTGGACATTAAAGTTTTTATCTCATCAAGTTTCCTGATAAAAACATCAAGACAATGCAAGATATTTTCCCTGTTCATCATGAAAATATCTTTCCATAACTCTGGAGAGCTTTTGGCAATTCTTGTGGAGCTTTTAAATCCGGAACCTGCATATTTTATAAAATTCGTATCAATCTCTGCTACTGTATTCACAAGGCAAAATGAAATTAGATGAGGCAGATGGCTCATCAAAGCATAGATTTTGTCGTGCTCTGCAGCATCCATAAACTCCACAACAGCACCTGTTGACTGCCATAATCTCATAATCCTTTCAACTGTTTTAATGTCTGTATGGTCAGTAGGTGTGATGATAACTTTTGCTTCTTTAAATAGGTCTGCTCTTGCATATTCAAACCCTGTTTTATCTGAACCTGCAATTGGATGTGTACCGACAAATTGAATTCCATCAGGAAAAATTTTTTCAAGTGTATTGACAACATGTTCTTTTACGCTTCCCACATCAATAACAACTGTTCCTTTTTTTAAATAACTAACCAGCTGGGTTGTCAGTTCTTCAAAAACTCCAACAGGAGTTGCCAGAACAATGAGGTCTGCTTTTGCACTTTCTTCAAGAGAAGTTGTGTAATGATCTATAATTCCTAGCTTTAAAGCTTCTTTAAGTCTCTGATGATTTCTTCCATAACCTATAATTTTTTTTGCTAATCCCTTTTCCTTTAAGGCTAATGCTAAGGAACCACCAACTAAACCAACACCAATAATTGAAACAGTGGTGAATCCATCCTCCATTATTAAACTTCCCTACCAATAGCCTTTGCAACTGCTGATATCTTTTGCATCATTTCTTGAAACTGTGATGGAGTTAGAGATTGTTCGCCATCTGATAGAGCTTCCTCAGGATTTATATGAACCTCAATCAATAGCATATCAGCACCAGCTGCAACTGAAGCAACTGACATTGGCACAACAAGTTCCCTTTTGCCAACTCCATGACTTGGGTCAACAGCAACAGGTAAATGACTCAATGACTTTAAGAGCGGAACAGCGCTCAAATCCAGCGTATTTCTTGTAGCTGTTTCAAATGTTCTTATTCCTCTTTCACAGAGTATAACCTTTTCATTTCCTCTTGAAAGTATGTATTCTGCAGCCATGAGAAGTTCTTTTATTGTGGCAGACATTCCCCTTTTAAGTAAAACAGGTTTATTAACAGACCCGACTTCCATTAAAAGTTTAAAATTCTGCATATTTCTCGTTCCAATCTGAAGAATATCAACATACTCTATCATAATATCTATGTCTCGTGGATCCATTATCTCACTGATAACAGGAAGTCCTGTTCTTTCCTTTGCTTCTTTTAAATATTGAAGTCCTTCCACTCCAAGTCCCTGGAAAGAATATGGAGAAGTTCTGGGTTTAAATGCTCCACCTCTTAAAAAAGTAGCACCAGCCAACTTTATTTTTTCAGCAATTTCAAATAGAGTAACTCTGTTTTCAACTGCACAGGGACCTGCAGCAATATGTATTTGTTTGCCACCAATAACCAGATTATCAATCTGAATGGTTGTATCTGTCTTTTTAAAGTCCCTACTTGCAAGTTTGTACGGTTTGAGAATTCTTACAACATCCTCAACTCCTGGGATTGCTTTTATTGCATTTTCCTCATCTTCGGTTATTTTAGATGTATCTCCTATAACTCCAATTATTGTTCTTTCAGTACCTTTTGAGATATGCGGTTTAAGACCTTTTACTTCAAGCTTTTTAACGATTTTTTCAATTTGTTCATCGCTTACATCAGGTTTTAATACAATAATATCCATATAATTAACCTCCAAAAATTTTTTTAAACGCACTGATAAATGCTTTATTTTCATCAGGTAAGCCTATTGTCACTCTGATTTCTGCTGGGCCAACAGGTCTTACTATCACACCCTGTATTAGCAAAGTATCAAAAACTTCTTTTGAACTCATTTTATCAGGCAATATTATATAGATGAAGTTAGTCTGTGTTGGAATATATTTAATCTCTGAGATTTTATCAAGTTCACTGTAAAGATATTTTTTGCCATTTTCATTGATTTCAATTACTTTCTTTAAGTGTTCGTCGTCTTTAACTGCTATTTCGGCCGCAATCTGGGCTATTGTATTTGTGTTAAAAGGCTGTCTTATTTTATTTATTTCTGTGATTATTTCCTTTTTAGCAATTCCATAACCAATCCTGAGACTGGCAAGTCCATAAGCCTTTGAAAATGTGCGTAAAATTAATATATCCCTGTCATCTTTAAAGTGTTCTAAACTGTCAGGATAATCAGGCTCTCTTACATACTCATAGTAGGCTTCATCTATGATAACAAGAATGTTATCTGGTATTGCTTTCATGAATTCACCAAACTCTTTTTTGTAATTAATAGTGCCTGTAGGATTGTTTGGATTGGCAATAAAAATAATTTTTGTTTTATCTGTGACTTTTTTTAACATCTCTTCAAGGTTGTGTCTGTAATCTTTAAGAGGAACTTCACATGCTATACCACCCTGGGCTATTACACTCATAGAATAAACAACAAAGGATGGTTGGGCCATAATTGCTTCATCACCAGGACCAATGTATGTTCTTACAGCGATATCTAAAAGTTCATTTGATCCATTACCGAGAATTATTTCATCATGGCTTAATTGTATTCCCTTCTTTAAAAATAGCTCACAAAGAGCGTTTTTAAGTTCGTACCCACTTCCCTCAGGATATCTTCCAAGTTCTACAGGCTTTGATAGAAAGTCTTTGATTGCATTAATAACTTCTGGAGAGGGACCTACAGGGTTTTCATTTGAGGCAAGTTTAATGCACTCTTTTATCCCTATCTCTCGTTCAACTTCTTTAAT encodes:
- a CDS encoding prephenate dehydrogenase, with amino-acid sequence MEDGFTTVSIIGVGLVGGSLALALKEKGLAKKIIGYGRNHQRLKEALKLGIIDHYTTSLEESAKADLIVLATPVGVFEELTTQLVSYLKKGTVVIDVGSVKEHVVNTLEKIFPDGIQFVGTHPIAGSDKTGFEYARADLFKEAKVIITPTDHTDIKTVERIMRLWQSTGAVVEFMDAAEHDKIYALMSHLPHLISFCLVNTVAEIDTNFIKYAGSGFKSSTRIAKSSPELWKDIFMMNRENILHCLDVFIRKLDEIKTLMSSEPTEELKKFMEKAKKLRESID
- the aroF gene encoding 3-deoxy-7-phosphoheptulonate synthase produces the protein MDIIVLKPDVSDEQIEKIVKKLEVKGLKPHISKGTERTIIGVIGDTSKITEDEENAIKAIPGVEDVVRILKPYKLASRDFKKTDTTIQIDNLVIGGKQIHIAAGPCAVENRVTLFEIAEKIKLAGATFLRGGAFKPRTSPYSFQGLGVEGLQYLKEAKERTGLPVISEIMDPRDIDIMIEYVDILQIGTRNMQNFKLLMEVGSVNKPVLLKRGMSATIKELLMAAEYILSRGNEKVILCERGIRTFETATRNTLDLSAVPLLKSLSHLPVAVDPSHGVGKRELVVPMSVASVAAGADMLLIEVHINPEEALSDGEQSLTPSQFQEMMQKISAVAKAIGREV
- the hisC gene encoding histidinol-phosphate transaminase, with the translated sequence MIKPLSYVEKIQPYIPGKPIKEVEREIGIKECIKLASNENPVGPSPEVINAIKDFLSKPVELGRYPEGSGYELKNALCELFLKKGIQLSHDEIILGNGSNELLDIAVRTYIGPGDEAIMAQPSFVVYSMSVIAQGGIACEVPLKDYRHNLEEMLKKVTDKTKIIFIANPNNPTGTINYKKEFGEFMKAIPDNILVIIDEAYYEYVREPDYPDSLEHFKDDRDILILRTFSKAYGLASLRIGYGIAKKEIITEINKIRQPFNTNTIAQIAAEIAVKDDEHLKKVIEINENGKKYLYSELDKISEIKYIPTQTNFIYIILPDKMSSKEVFDTLLIQGVIVRPVGPAEIRVTIGLPDENKAFISAFKKIFGG